A stretch of the Drosophila subpulchrella strain 33 F10 #4 breed RU33 unplaced genomic scaffold, RU_Dsub_v1.1 Primary Assembly Seq24, whole genome shotgun sequence genome encodes the following:
- the LOC119559422 gene encoding uncharacterized protein LOC119559422, producing MEDSKRFLAFVSGTLCLAFLAFEVAGYRLEDFVLTSHQSYLEQRPRSYTPESWERGTNIMNVKDIRRQLEFEDLFRMETEFIDKLRSQGIELDGPTLDSTCA from the exons ATGGAAGATTCAAAAAGATTTCTGGCTTTTGTGTCAGGAACTCTTTGTTTGGCGTTCCTGGCGTTTGAAGTGGCGGGCTATCGTCTGGAAGACTTTGTTCTTACCTCGCACCAAAGCTACTTGGAGCAGCGACCGCGTTCGTATACGCCAGAGTCTTGGGAGAGAGGAACCAACATTATG AACGTAAAGGATATTCGCCGACAGCTGGAGTTCGAGGACCTCTTCCGAATGGAGACGGAGTTCATAGACAAGCTGCGATCCCAAGGCATCGAACTGGATGGTCCCACTTTGGACTCGACCTGCGCATAA
- the LOC119559420 gene encoding eukaryotic translation initiation factor 3 subunit F-2 — MTSNFNIRAKVLLQPLVLFQIIDAYERRPKDAKQVMGTILGRNNGKNGHIEITNCFTVLHKEQPDIGRIDLDIAYATDILELNMLTCPQERVLGWFSTGKSVSRSATVLHEYYTRECGEGQPLHLLVDATLKTQRLLPRLYCAVEIGVPGGTKGLMFSMLPLEMTSGNSEMVALRLMEKQSLHPATKQVGRILPELVQVVEGTKDMQQRLDLVLRYINDVLARKRKPDNLVGRALHDALSSVPVVDSENFRLMFNANLRDMLMAITLSMMIKTQLQISEKLSSMHDH; from the exons ATGACCAGCAACTTTAATATTCGAGCCAAAGTGCTGCTACAGCCGTTGGTGCTTTTCCAAATTATCGACGCTTACGAGCGCCGACCAAAAGATGCCAAGCAG GTAATGGGCACAATTCTGGGCCGTAACAACGGTAAGAATGGCCACATCGAGATCACCAATTGCTTCACAGTGCTGCACAAGGAACAGCCGGACATTGGCCGCATAGACTTGGATATTGCATATGCTACCGATATCCTGGAGCTCAATATGCTGACCTGTCCGCAAGAGCGTGTGCTGGGATGGTTCTCCACTGGAAAATCGGTGTCCCGCTCCGCGACTGTGCTTCACGAGTATTATACCAGAGAATGCGGCGAAGGGCAGCCATTGCACCTGCTAGTAGATGCAACCCTGAAGACCCAGAGACTGCTGCCGCGACTGTACTGCGCTGTCGAGATCGGAGTGCCCGGCGGTACCAAAGGCCTGATGTTCTCGATGCTGCCGCTGGAGATGACCAGTGGAAATTCCGAAATGGTGGCACTGCGTTTGATGGAGAAGCAATCGCTGCACCCGGCAACTAAACAAGTGGGACGCATTTTGCCGGAATTGGTTCAAGTGGTGGAAGGCACAAAGGACATGCAACAGCGCCTGGATCTGGTGTTGCGCTACATCAATGACGTTTTGGCCCGGAAGAGAAAGCCGGACAACTTGGTTGGCCGGGCCCTTCACGACGCCCTCAGCTCGGTTCCGGTCGTGGATTCCGAGAACTTCCGCCTAATGTTCAATGCTAATTTGCGCGATATGCTAATGGCCATCACCCTGTCCATGATGATAAAAACCCAGTTGCAGATCAGTGAGAAGTTGTCCAGCATGCACGATCACTGA
- the LOC119559419 gene encoding zinc finger protein 184 yields the protein MFSLLLHHPLVCRCCLLEQPPLYHSLHDASSRLAAELKALAPALLLEPGDNLTDVICDLCLRRLHDARDFQRRCEHSEQVLRLRHEQWKHTVAVGDALALDDVLECLEREVGSLEAPVSMHQQPSKPVAYVSPLMETVDFESLDFQESSPSEFEAPTYWASTVDSGSLNTPHHQPETPEPFEVELPTPPESPEEPEPKPTGKPKRRRTRPRQDKQKPSVEGTAGSPRSLHPCGECEKKFTRNFQLKLHMIAVHGMGEMRYQCEECGKSFASRHSLRYHVKSVHSTERPFACQHCERRFVLRTQLLSHLRTHTGEAKPRIFECQRCSKYWPTKSDLRTHMRSHNPNMERPFKCDRCSKAFFTRGHLNSHLLVHTGEKPFACEYCDKCYQSVGNLNNHMVRLHAEIIEAQLETEAIES from the exons ATGTTTTCGCTGCTGCTGCACCACCCGCTCGTCTGCCGCTGCTGTCTGCTGGAGCAACCGCCGCTCTACCACAGCCTCCATGACGCCTCTAGCCGCCTGGCCGCGGAGCTGAAGGCCCTGGCCCCCGCCCTGCTCCTGGAACCCGGCGACAATCTCACCGACGTGATCTGCGATCTCTGCCTGCGCCGCCTGCACGACGCCCGCGACTTCCAGAGGCGGTGCGAGCACTCTGAGCAGGTGCTCCGCCTGCGGCACGAGCAGTGGAAGCACACGGTGGCCGTGGGCGACGCCTTGGCCCTGGACGACGTGCTCGAGTGCCTGGAGCGGGAGGTGGGCAGCTTGGAGGCTCCCGTGTCCATGCACCAGCAGCCCAGCAAGCCGGTGGCTTATGTGTCGCCGCTAATGGAGACTGTGGACTTTG AAAGCTTGGACTTCCAGGAGAGTTCACCCAGTGAGTTCGAGGCTCCTACGTACTGGGCATCAACTGTAGACTCCGGCAGCCTGAATACGCCGCATCACCAGCCGGAGACCCCTGAGCCCTTCGAAGTGGAACTGCCCACGCCCCCGGAATCACCAGAAGAACCAGAACCGAAGCCCACGGGAAAGCCCAAAAGACGGAGAACAAGGCCACGCCAGGACAAGCAGAAACCCAGTGTGGAGGGGACGGCTGGTTCCCCGCGGTCTTTGCACCCGTGCGGCGAGTGCGAGAAGAAGTTTACCCGAAACTTCCAGCTGAAGCTGCACATGATCGCCGTGCACGGAATGGGCGAGATGCGGTACCAGTGCGAGGAGTGCGGCAAGAGCTTCGCCTCGCGGCACAGCCTGCGATACCACGTGAAGTCGGTGCACTCGACGGAGCGACCCTTCGCATGCCAGCACTGCGAACGGCGGTTCGTCCTGCGCACCCAGCTGCTGTCCCACCTGCGCACCCACAccggcgaggccaagccgcgAATCTTTGAGTGCCAACGCTGCTCGAAGTACTGGCCCACCAAGTCGGACCTGCGCACCCACATGCGCTCGCACAACCCCAACATGGAGCGGCCCTTCAAGTGTGACCGGTGCTCCAAGGCGTTCTTCACGCGGGGTCACCTTAACTCCCACCTGCTCGTGCACACCGGGGAGAAGCCCTTCGCCTGCGAGTACTGCGACAAGTGCTATCAGAGCGTTGGCAACCTGAACAACCACATGGTGCGCCTGCACGCAGAGATAATCGAGGCCCAGTTGGAGACGGAGGCCATCGAGAGCTGA